A genomic stretch from Coffea arabica cultivar ET-39 chromosome 10c, Coffea Arabica ET-39 HiFi, whole genome shotgun sequence includes:
- the LOC113713488 gene encoding putative ABC transporter C family member 15 encodes MMKIVLPKILSHFNALLSRNSREQCNDGEEPFLKSADEDAFSTAGIWSKLGFLWLNPLFKKGHLERLEFQHVPTISQSEAAAEAFSSLEESLGKQNPNKTSLWKAILHTLWRPLALNAIFAGANTISSYIGPLLITTFVKFLSEKDDASENWHQGLVIPLIFFSAKTVESMSQRQWYFGAHRIVIRLRAALMVLIYKKSLSVKYVGMSTGKIINLIDGDVERVGDLCWHIHEIWLLPVQVTLALVILYWNLGAVPSFAALLTTILVMLTNTPLAKVQKQFHTKIMEAKDSRIRATSETLKSMRVLKLQSWESTFLERLLQLRGIERSWVKKYLYTCSAVAFLFWASPTLISVVTFGVCIILKAPLTSNTVLSALATFRILQDPIYNLPELVSMSAQAKVSLDRIQNFITAEDDENLPIGDPAPNSSGVAVKIEAAEYAWGTDDAKKATITITDKIRIMKGHTVVICGSVGSGKSSLLFSILGEIPRISGASVKTCGTKAFVPQSAWIQTGTIQDNVLFGKEMDRDFYEEVVRACALNKDFEIWLDGDLSRVGERGINLSGGQKQRIQLARAIYSDSDIVLLDDPLSAVDVHTGTHIFKECIEKLLATKTVIYVTHQLEFLDAADLVLVVKDGKIVQSGNYHDLIADPDSELNRQIAAHTKTLDEVTTVQQFNRSPKDNHQDNQNEITGKKFKDFNMNSRLLEKNQQEEAKYGRVKWHVYSTFITSGYKGMLVPIILLCHILFYGLQIASNYWIAWATEEEGRVSSVRLIGIFALLSAGSSLFILGRAILLSTAAIETSQRLFLGMITSIFRAPLSFFDSTPSSRILSRSSTDQSTVDTDLPYRVAGLAFAVIQLLSVIVLMSHVAWQVIFPFLIILAISIWYQDYYISTARELARMVGIQKAPILHHLSESVAGAATIRCFNQEDRFLKKNLDLIDNYSRVAFYNSATMEWLSIRINFLFNLVFFLLLLILVNLPRSAIDPSLAGLAATYGLSLNVLQAWVIWNLCNVENKMICVERILQFTNIPSEAPLVIEDCRPQPAWPLHGKIEIENLHVQYSPSLPKVLKGINCTFPAEKKIGIVGRTGSGKSTLIQALFRVVEPSDGRIMIDGLDICKIGLQDLRSKLSIIPQDPTLFQGTIRSNVDPLQQYPDHDIWEVLRKCHLAEIVMLDQRLLDAPVAESGENWSVGQRQLVCLARALLQKRRVLVLDEATSSVDTRTDNVIQKTIREETSQCTVLTVAHRIPTVIDNDIVLVLGEGKIVEYDTPARLLDNKYSAFSELVTEFLRRSS; translated from the exons ATGATGAAAATTGTATTGCCAAAGATTTTGTCCCACTTCAATGCCCTTTTGAGCAGAAATTCCAGAGAGCAGTGCAATGATGGCGAAGAACCGTTTCTTAAATCTGCAGACGAAGATGCATTCTCTACAGCTGGAATTTGGAGCAAACTTGGATTCCTCTGGCTTAATCCACTGTTCAAGAAAGGGCATCTTGAAAGACTTGAGTTTCAGCATGTTCCTACCATCTCACAATCAGAAGCCGCTGCTGAAGCTTTTTCTTCACTGGAGGAGTCTCTTGGTAAACAGAACCCCAACAAAACCTCGTTGTGGAAAGCCATACTCCATACTCTCTGGAGACCTCTTGCTCTGAATGCTATTTTTGCCG GTGCCAACACAATTTCTTCGTATATCGGCCCCTTGCTCATCACAACTTTCGTAAAGTTTCTATCAGAAAAGGATGATGCTTCGGAAAACTGGCACCAGGGTTTGGTTATACCATTGATCTTCTTTTCTGCAAAAACGGTGGAATCAATGTCCCAACGGCAGTGGTATTTCGGTGCTCATCGAATTGTAATTAGACTCAGGGCAGCTCTTATGGTGCTGATATACAAAAAATCTTTGTCAGTCAAGTATGTTGGAATGAGCACTGGGAAAATCATTAACTTGATCGACGGAGATGTTGAAAGGGTTGGAGATTTATGTTGGCACATTCATGAGATTTGGTTGCTCCCAGTTCAAGTTACTTTGGCCTTGGTAATCTTGTACTGGAATCTTGGTGCTGTTCCTTCTTTTGCTGCACTTTTAACCACGATTCTTGTGATGTTGACCAACACTCCcctggctaaagtgcaaaagcAGTTTCATACCAAGATCATGGAGGCCAAAGACTCGAGAATCAGAGCCACTTCAGAGACATTGAAGAGCATGAGAGTCTTGAAGCTTCAATCTTGGGAGTCAACTTTTTTGGAAAGGCTGCTTCAACTCAGAGGAATTGAGAGAAGTTGGGTAAAGAAGTACTTATATACATGTTCAGCAGTTGCTTTTCTCTTCTGGGCATCGCCAACTTTGATCTCAGTTGTCACATTTGGGGTATGCATCATTTTAAAGGCACCATTAACATCAAACACGGTTCTTTCAGCTCTTGCAACTTTCCGGATTCTACAAGATCCTATCTACAATCTACCAGAGCTTGTCTCTATGTCTGCTCAAGCAAAAGTTTCTCTTGACCGGATACAGAACTTCATCACAGCAGAGGATGATGAAAACTTGCCAATAGGTGATCCTGCTCCTAATTCATCAGGAGTAGCAGTTAAAATTGAAGCTGCAGAATATGCATGGGGAACAGATGATGCAAAGAAGGCCACGATCACGATCACTGATAAAATAAGAATCATGAAAGGTCACACAGTGGTTATTTGTGGTTCTGTTGGATCTGGTAAATCAAGCTTACTCTTCAGCATACTTGGAGAGATTCCTAGGATTTCTGGTGCAAGTGTTAAGACTTGTGGAACAAAAGCTTTTGTGCCACAAAGTGCTTGGATTCAAACGGGAACCATCCAGGATAATGTTTTGTTCGGCAAGGAAATGGATAGAGATTTTTACGAGGAAGTTGTGAGAGCATGTGCTTTGAACAAAGATTTTGAGATATGGCTTGATGGAGATTTGAGCAGAGTGGGGGAAAGAGGAATTAATCTCAGTGGAGGACAAAAGCAGAGGATTCAATTGGCAAGAGCAATTTACAGTGACTCAGATATAGTTTTGCTTGATGATCCACTCAGTGCTGTTGATGTGCATACTGGAACTCATATATTCAAG GAATGTATAGAGAAACTCTTGGCTACTAAGACTGTAATTTATGTCACTCATCAGTTGGAATTTTTGGATGCTGCTGACCTTGTTCTG GTggtgaaagatggaaaaattgTACAATCAGGAAATTATCATGATTTAATTGCTGATCCTGACAGTGAACTTAATAGACAAATCGCAGCTCACACAAAAACTCTGGATGAAGTAACTACAGTCCAACAGTTTAATCGATCACCCAAGGACAACCATCAGGACAATCAAAATGAAATTACTGGAAAAAAGTTTAAAGACTTCAATATGAATTCCAGGCTTTTGGAGAAGAATCAgcaagaagaagcaaaatatggCCGGGTTAAATGGCATGTTTACTCAACATTTATCACCTCTGGATACAAAGGAATGCTGGTTCCTATTATCCTTCTGTGTCATATCCTCTTCTATGGATTGCAGATAGCCAGCAATTACTGGATTGCTTGGGCAACAGAGGAAGAAGGCAGGGTCAGCAGTGTGCGATTGATTGGAATATTTGCTTTGTTGTCTGCTGGGAGTTCCCTCTTTATCTTGGGTAGGGCGATTTTGCTGTCAACCGCTGCAATTGAAACTTCTCAGCGCCTTTTCCTTGGAATGATAACTTCCATTTTTCGTGCGCCATTGTCATTCTTTGACTCTACACCTTCAAGCAGAATTCTTAGCCGG TCTTCAACAGATCAAAGCACTGTGGACACGGATCTTCCCTACAGAGTAGCTGGATTAGCCTTTGCTGTTATCCAGCTATTGAGCGTTATTGTCCTTATGTCCCATGTTGCATGGCAAGTCATTTTCCCGTTCCTCATTATTCTTGCCATTTCGATATGGTACCAG GATTACTACATTAGTACAGCTAGAGAACTAGCAAGGATGGTTGGCATTCAGAAAGCTCCAATCCTCCATCACTTGTCAGAATCTGTTGCTGGGGCTGCAACAATTCGCTGCTTCAATCAGGAGGATcgttttttaaaaaagaatttaGATCTCATTGATAATTATTCTCGTGTTGCCTTTTACAACTCTGCAACAATGGAATGGCTCAGTATCAGGATAAACTTCCTCTTCAATCttgttttcttccttctcctcCTCATTTTGGTGAACCTTCCACGGTCTGCAATTGACCCTA GTTTGGCAGGACTCGCAGCCACCTATGGTTTAAGTTTAAATGTACTCCAAGCTTGGGTAATATGGAACCTCTGTAATGTTGAGAACAAAATGATATGTGTAGAGAGAATTCTTCAATTCACTAACATTCCCAGTGAAGCTCCCTTAGTTATTGAAGATTGCAGACCACAACCTGCATGGCCGCTCCAtggaaaaattgaaattgaaaatcTCCATGTTCAATATAGTCCTTCTCTTCCAAAGGTTCTTAAAGGAATCAACTGCACTTTTCCTGCTGAAAAGAAAATTGGAATTGTCGGAAGAACCGGAAGTGGAAAGTCCACTTTGATCCAAGCTCTATTCAGGGTGGTGGAACCTTCAGATGGGAGGATTATGATAGATGGCCTTGATATCTGTAAGATTGGTTTACAAGATTTGAGATCCAAATTGAGTATAATCCCACAAGATCCAACTTTGTTCCAAGGTACCATAAGGAGCAATGTCGATCCATTACAGCAGTATCCGGATCATGACATCTGGGAG GTTTTGCGCAAATGCCATCTAGCTGAGATAGTAATGCTGGATCAAAGGCTTCTTGATGCACCAG TTGCAGAAAGTGGAGAAAACTGGAGTGTAGGGCAAAGGCAGCTCGTTTGCCTGGCTAGGGCATTGTTACAGAAGAGGAGAGTACTAGTACTGGATGAGGCAACATCTTCAGTGGATACTAGGACTGATAATGTGATCCAGAAGACAATAAGAGAAGAAACAAGTCAATGCACAGTACTAACTGTGGCTCATCGAATACCAACAGTTATTGACAATGACATTGTTTTGGTTCTTGGGGAAG GAAAAATTGTTGAGTACGACACTCCAGCACGGTTGCTTGACAATAAATATTCAGCATTTTCAGAGTTGGTCACAGAATTTTTGAGAAGATCATCCTGA